The DNA segment CCTGGAACTAATGGAACGCTACCACTGGCCCGGCAACGTTCGCGAACTTGAAAACACCATCGAACGCGCCGTTGTGCTGGCGCGCGGAGAACTGATCACGCCGGAAGATCTGCGGTTGCCGGAGTTGCCCGACGCGCAGGATCCTTTCGAGCCCGATCTTCCCCTGAAGGAAGTTGAGCGCCGCGTTGTGCTGCGCACGCTCAAACGACACGGGGGCAACATTTCCGAAACGGCGCGCGTGCTGGGCGTGTCGCGTCGCTGGCTGCATTATAAACTGAAGGAATGGGACGTCCAGAACGCATAGGTGATCTGCAACCCTTTGCGGAGCTGGCTTCCGGCCCCACGGCCACGGTTTACAAAGCCTATCAGGCGTCGCTGGATCGTTTCGTCCTGCTCAAAATTCTGCGGCCGGAACTAGCCGACGATGCCACGTTCGTGCAGCGCTTTGAGGAAGAAGCCCGGCTGGCTGCGCGCGTCCAGCACCCAAACGTCGTAGCCGTTTATGCTTTTGGACGGGAGGGACCGCACGTCTATTTCGCTACCGAGTTTGTCGAAGGGGTTTCGCTGCGCGAACTCCTTACGCGTGGCCCCCTGCCCCCTGCCCTGGCCCTATACATCGCTGCCGAAGTTGCCCGTGGCCTGAAGGCGGCGCATGAAAAGGGCGTGCTGCACCGCGACCTCAAACCGGCCAATATCCTGATTTCCTTCGAAGGCCAGGTCAAGCTGACCGACTTCGGCATGGCTTCCCTGCTTACCCAGGGGGGGCAGGGGGAAATACGAGGCACGCCCGGCTACCTGGCCCCGGAACAAGTGCTCGGAGAAGCGCCCGGACCGGCTGCTGATCTATTTGCCCTCGGCGCCACGCTTTTTGAAATGCTGACAGGAGTTCCGGCCTTTCCTGGCGAAGCACCCGGCGAAATCTTCGATGCCTTGCTCCATCACGATCCTATCCCCCGCCTGCGTTCCCTTGCTGCCGTGCCGGAAGAGGTAGTAGCCCTTTGCGCCCGCTTGCTGGCCAAACGGCCCGAAACGCGCTACGCAGATGCGGCTGCGCTGCTTAAAGACCTGGAAGCCTTGCGCCATCAACCCGACCTGCATGCCACCGCCGAAGACCTGGCTGCCTATGTCGAAAATCCCGAAGCCTTTTTCGAGCGAGCTGCCTCGCCTGCTCCTCCGTCAACACCGCCCGCTACTCCCCGTCCCACACGTCGACGCCAATGGCTGCCAGGCGCCGCTGCCGCTACCATCGTCTTGCTTGGCCTGGTGCTTCTGGTATGGCAACTCCAACCCCCCGATCCGAACAATGCGGCCCCTTCCGCGTCGGCTTTTTCTCCCCGACCACCTGCTCCGGCAGAGTCGCTGACGGCTCCGTCCTTTACCGAACCACGGCCGACCGAACAGCACCCTCAGCCCGACACCCTGCCCCAACGCATTGCCGAGCAGCCTGCCGCTCCCCCGCCACCTGCTCCCCCTGAAGTGGAGCAATCGACCACCGCAGCCACCGACACCGCCCGAGCCACGCTCGGGCCGCCTCCTCCCTCCAATCTATCCCCGGAACCCGCCCGGCTTCGTCTGGAGGTTACGCCATGGGCCTATGTAATGCTGGAACACGCCGAGGGGCTCGACTCGCTGGGCGCCACGCCCCTGGATTATCCCCTGGAACTTTCTCCCGGCAGCTATACGCTCCACTTCTATAACCCAGAATTTCCGCCTTATCGACTGAACCTGGCACTTCAGCCAGGCCAGGACACCCTGGTTGCGGTCTCACTCTGGATGCAGGTTGCCCGTCTGTGGCTGGAGGTCCATCCCTGGGCCCATGTGTACATTGATGATCGGTACTACGACGCTATCCCTCCCCAAGAACAGCCGTTTATCCTGCCGCCCGGATTGCATCGCCTGCGGCTGGTGCATCCAGAACTGGGTGCCTATGATACGCTGCTCCAGCTTCAGGCGGGTACCGAGCAGACGTTGCGCATCGATCTACTGCAGCGACGTCGATAGCCGGAACACTAATTGTCTAACCAATGGTGTACATGCCAGCTTTCTTCAGGAAGTACCTTATTTTTTGCGCAAAACTTGCGCAGCCGCTGCCACAACGGTGCGCAAGAAATAGACATGCCATGCGGGTCCTGATGTTATGCAGTCTGGTGCTGATCGTGCTGCCGGTGCGCGGGCAGGTCTGGCGCGAAGTGCCCCCGATGCCAACGCCCCGGTACGCAGCCGCTGCGGCGGTATTGAACGGCTACCTTTACGTAATCGGCGGGATCGGTGCAGACGGTGCCTTGCTAACTACTGTTGAAGCCTACGATCCGGTTCGCCGCACCTGGATCCGTGACCTGCCCCATCTGGATGACCCGCGGGCCTATGCAGCGGCTGTGGTGCTGAACGGTCGCATCTATCTGATCGGCGGACTGGAAGGAGACACGCTGGCCCACGCTGAAGCCACCGACGATGTGCTGGTCTTTCATCCGAAAACAGGTTGGGAAGAGGTGGCGTCGCTGGAAGAGGCGCGCTACGGCCTAGTAGCCGTAGCTTTCAAAGACCGCATCTATGCAATTGGGGGGCTGTCGCGCGAGGCACAAATGGTTGATCGAGTGGGCAGGCAACCGGTCCCCCTGAATACGATTGAAGTCTATGATTCGCAACAAGATGAGTGGCAACTTAGAGCCCGTCTACCACATGCCGTTGCGTTTGCAGCCGCAGCACTTCTGGGCGAAGATATCTATGTTTTTGGCGGGCTCAGCAAAAACATTCCGGTCGCCTTGATTCAACGTTTTCGCCCGACCACCAGCGAGGTCACGCCTTTAGGCGCTACCCTCCCCCAGGTATGGTGGGCTGGAGCCGCCCTGCCCTATCAGAACAAAATTATTCTGCTTGGAGGACTTGGTGACCGGGAAACCCCGTTGCCCAACGTTTATGCTGTGCAGTTCATGGAGAGAGCTGCAGAGTTTCGCGAGCGTCCTCCCCTGCTGCAAGCTCGCCTTAGCTTTGCCGCCGTGGTGCATAACGATACCGTGTTTGTTTTTGGAGGCCTGAATCAGCGCGACGGTTATCCGTTGCGTACGGCTGAAGCCGCCGCTGCGGCCGTCCTGACGCCGCGGGAAGCTCTTACCTTACCTGCCGACTTTGAGCTGGCGCTGCCTTATCCGCAACCGTTCCGCGAGCAGGTTACCCTGACGTTTCGCGTCAGCACGCGTTTGCCCGGTGCGCTGGTGCAACTGGAGGTATACGACCTGCTGGGACGCCTGGTCACCCGGCTGCTGAATCAGCCGCTTCCGCCGGGCCAGCACACGCTCTTCTGGACAGGTCTTGACGCAGCGGGACATCCCGTGCCCGCCGGCGTTTATCTGGTACGTCTGCGGCAGGGGCCCTACCAACATGAACGTCTGCTGATTCGGACTCGCTAAACGTATGCGCCGGGCCGTACGCTGTTGGCTATTGATCCTCGCAGGAATGCTGCCGAGCTCATTCGGTTATGCCCAGCCGATTCCCAGGCCGGCGCAGCTCCTTCAGGCAGTCTGGCAGGCCTATCAGGCGTTGGACTACGACCGGGCCGATAGCCTGGCCCAGCGCGCTCTTGCCAACTACCGCCAGTTTACTCCAGACCAACTGGTCGAACTGCACACGGTGCTTGCGCTGGTGGCCATTTCGCGCAACGAAACCACCGAAGCGCGGCGCCACTTTGAAGCAGCCCTGTCGTTGAACCCCGGCCTTCAGCTTGATCCGGTGCTGGCCTCCCCCAAGGTCCGGGCTTTCTTTGAAGAAATTCGCCAGGAAATGCACGCTGCCCCGTCGGTTGCTGCTTCGCCCGAAGGGGTTATTCGCTACGTAGTGCAGCCAGATCTGCGACCTGCCGCCGCCCTGCGCTCGTTGCTGGTGCCCGGCTGGGGCCAACGCTACAAAGGGCAACGCCTAAAAGGATGGCTCCTGACCGGAAGCTGGGGGCTGCTGCTCGGAAGCAGCCTTACCGCCCATCTGCAGTACGAACGCGCCCACAACCGCTACCGGCGCGCAACCAATCCCGATGACATTGAAAAGCGTTATCAGACAGCCAACCGCTGGTTTAAGATCCGCAATGGATTGCTCATGGGGCTGGGCGCTGTATGGGCATATAGCTATCTGGATGCGCTGCTTTATCCTGTTCCTACCGCTCCCGATGCGCCGGTTGTGCGCCCTCACGTCTCAGCGGCCGGCGCCGGCCTGAAAATGCGCTGGCACTTCTGAAATGCGCACGCGCTGCGCCGCCGCGTTGCTTGTCTGCACAGCCCCCGGTCGGACTATATGCTTTTACATGCCTTCCTGAATGGCATGCTCTTTGTTTTATCACAGAACAGGGGGGTGATCGACCCGTCCCGCGCCGGAAGCCGGGATGAGGGAGCACGCGCAAGGGGATCCCATAACGGGATCCCCTTGTAGCTTTTCATCCCTTGATGCATCCGATGGGTCGAAGTTGCGCCACTTTGCGTGAGATACCTGCCTGATGGCACACCTCAACCACTTCCGCTACATCCTTATAGGCCTCCGGGATTTCCTCATTAATGGTTCGCAGGCTGGCGCCGCGCACAATGATCCCCTGGGCACGCAGTTCGTCGGCAACGCGGCGTCCACTGGCTACCTTCTTGGCCTTTCTTCGACTGAGCTGTCGGCCAGCTCCATGACACGTGCTGCCAAAAGTCTCTTGCATGGCCTGTTCCGTGCCGATCAGCACATAAGAGTAGCGGCCCATATCGCCAGGTATCAGCACGGGCTGTCCTATGCTTCGATAGGCGGCCGGAATTTGTGGATGCCCTGGCGGAAAGGCCCGGGTGGCACCCTTGCGATGCACGCAGACGCGCCGCTGCTCGCCATCGATGGTGTGTTCTTCAATCTTGGCAATATTATGGGCGACCTCGTAAACCGTCCGCAGCCCCACCTCTTCTTCTCGCATGCCCAGCGCTTCGGCAAACGCCTTGCGCGTGTTATGTGCAATGATCTGGCGGTTGGCAAAGGCGAAATTGATGCCGCAACGCATGGCCGCCAGGTACTGCTGTCCTTCTGGTGAGCGCAGCGGCGCGCAAGCAAGCTGGCGATCGGGCAGGCGAATGTGATATTTGGCCAATGCGCGGTCCATAATCGCCAGATAGTCATCACAGATCTGATAACCAAAGCCCCGGGATCCCGTGTGAATGATAACGGTCACCTGTCCGGGAAAAAGCCCTAGCACCCGGGCGGCTTCGTCATCGAAAATTTGCGCCACGTAGCCGACCTCCAGGAAGTGGTTGCCCGAGCCCAGCGTACCGAGTTGATCGCGACCGCGTTCATAGGCGCGTTCCGACACAGCATCCGGATCAGCGCCCTCCATGCGTCCGCTTTCCTCAATAAAGGCCAGATCTGTTTCGGAACCGAAGCCCTGACGTACGGCCCAGTGGGCCCCTTCGACAGCCACGCGCCGCAGCTCCTGGCGCGACACTTTGAGCGCTCCGGCAGCCCCAACCCCTGTAGGAACCCGCCGGAAAAGAATATCGACGAGTCGCTCCAGGTGGGGAGCCACCTCCTCATAAGTCAACCGGCTGGCCAGTAGCCGCACGCCGCAGTTAATGTCGTAGCCCACCCCTCCGGGCGAGATTACCCCTTCTTCCAGATCAAATGCGGCCACGCCGCCAATGGGAAAGCCATAGCCCCAGTGAATGTCGGGCATCGCCAGCGAGTACTTGACAATACCCGGCAAATGGGCCACGTTGACCGCCTGCTGGGGCGCCTGATCTTCCTTTAGCTCGCGCAAGATCCTTTCGCTCGCATAAATGCGGGCGGGCACCCGCATGCCACCCGCTTTAGGGATTTCCCAGAGATAGTCGTGCACCTTGACAAAGCGCAATGCCGCCATGGCTGTTTTCTTTCCATTAGAAACGCAGCTTTCTTTTTAACAGCCTGGCGGACTTTCCGTTCAGGCCACGGCGCGGCGCCGCGTCGAACGCACGCCCCACTGCATCCAGGTAGGCCGACGAGCCAGAAGATCCAACACCAGCGCTGCTGTCCAGGAAAACTGCTCCGAGCCGTGCCCTTCACCTGTGTACGGATGGTAGTATTCGTAAAAGCCGTGACGCTCGACCAGCAGGCGCACGGTGCGGCAGAGATGGGCCGCATGTTCTGTGTAGCCGTACCGGGCAAGCCCCTCGATCAGCAGCCAGTTAATGTTGATCCAGACCGGTCCGCGCCAGTATTGCACGGGTGAAAAGCCCAGTCCATTCGGGTCATAACTGGGCACCGAATATCGTGAACCGTCCCAGTTAAAAAAGCCGGAAGCCTCCAGATGACTGACCAGCCGGGCCGCCTGGAGTCCATCAGGAATGCTGGCAAACAGGGGCGTAAAGCAGGCGGCCATGCGCACCCAGATTCGCTGGCTCACGCCCAGATCATAGTCGAAATACAACGCCCGCTGTTCATCCCAGAGGCATCGGTTGACGGCCTCGGCGACCCGACGTGCCCGCTGGCGAAACGGCTCCGGATCTTCGCCCAGCACCGACGCAATTTCTGCCAGGTCCTGCTCGGCCTGGCAAAGCAAGGTGTTAAACAGCACGTCTTGCACCAGGAACGGGCACGCTTCCCGAATGCGCGCTTCGTCGTAGCCTGCTTCGGCGAACAGGCGCACCAGGTATACATAGCGATCGTATTCAGCCCCTGTGGGGCGGTCGGCTTCGGCCACCAGCATGGTATCGACGCGCCGGTAGCGCGGCCGATCGCTCGGGTTCAGGTGCATTCGCTGTTCGATCCCATCCCACAGCGGCGCATTGTCCATGCCCGACTCCCAGGGATGGCGTATGTACACCAGTCCCTCCCCCTGGGGATCACGCTCCCGAAAAAGGTAGTCGTGCCAGGCTACCAGCTTTGGAAAAAGCTCTTCCAGAAAAGCGCGCGCTGCGCTTCGATCGGTCGCCTGCTGGTAAATAGCCCAGGCCGCCGTCGCATGCAGAGGGGGCTGCACCACGCCAGAAGTTGCCTTGCGAGCCGGAGCGTGCGGGCAACGATGGGTTTCCCAGACCTGGGGTCCTGGAAAGTAGCCCCGCGCCCGCCGGTCAAACACAATGTGGGGCACCAGTCCATTGCGCCATTGCGCCCGAAACAAATGCCGCAGCTCCTGCTGCGCTCGTTTCTGATCTACATGCGCCCACCCTAATGCAATGAACGCTGCATCCCAGGACCACTGGTGCGGGTACAGACGCGGAGCCGGCCTGGTAAAACGCCCCGTCCAGTTGGACTCCAGAATTTGACGCGCCTGTTCCCGTAAAGCTGCCGTTGCATTCATACGGATACGTCCTGAACAACTCCGGGTATGCGCAGCATATGTTATCGGACACTTTCATCAAAGATTAACATGGCGCAAAACAACTTCACCATTGGTTCGAGAAAAGCGGTATTTCTGACGCAAGAGGCCCCGATACTCTGGCGCATCTGGAAGTCGGAACCTGGACGGTAGGCTATACCGTTTCTGTTTTTAGCAGGCGTTCTCTCACAACGTCAGAACCTTTGGTCTCATCGGAGCGACCCGGAGACTCGGTCATCAAACAGGAAAGGAACCATGCGCATTGAGATACCACGGGAAGCTGAGCGGTTTGGTGCCAATCACATCTACGGCGTACAGAAGGTCTATGAACTAGACTCAGGCCTTCGCCAGGATGCACCGGCTTCGGAAAACAGCGTCATCCAGAATCTTCCCTATGAAACCCTCTATGAGATCGAGCGCGACATGGCCATTGTCGTTCCGATTCGGGACGAACGTCTCAAGCTGCTGGAAGGTGTATTGTTTGGGATCCCTCATCAGTGCACTGTAATCATCGTATCGAACAGCCGGCGCGCTCCGGTTGACCGCTTTAAGATGGAGCAGGATGCCATTGAAACCTGGTCGCGTTTCACGCAAAAGCAGTTGTTGCTGGTCCATCAGAAAGATCCCTTCATCGCCCGCGCCCTGGCCGAAGCCGGTTACCCGTATATCCTGGATGAAAATGATCTGGTGGCCAATGGCAAAGCAGAAGGAATGATCATCGCCACCCTTCTGGCGCGCATCCTGGGCAAACGGTACATCGGGTTTATTGATGCCGACAACTACTTTCCGGGCGCTGTTTACGAGTACGTGCATGAATATGCCGCTGGTTTTGCGTTGAGCAAGTCGCCCTATACCATGGTGCGCATTGCCTGGCACAGCAAACCCAAAGTGGTCCAGTCGCAGCTTTTCTTTGCCAAGTACGGCCGCACGTCGGTCGTTACCAACCGTTTCCTGAATCAGCTTATCAGTTATTACACAGGCTTTGAAACCGAAGTAATCCGCACGGGCAATGCGGGCGAGCATGCCATGACGATGGAGCTGGCCATGCTCCTCGACTATGCCACGGGCTACGCCATCGAGCCCTATCACTACATTGATCTGCTCGAGAAGTATGGCGGCGTCATTGAAAGTGCCCATCCCGAAGTGATGCAGCATCAGGTAAACGTCTTTCAGATTGAGTCGCGCAATCCCCACCTGCACGAGTCGAAAGGAGAAGAACACATCGACGACATGATTCTTTCTTCGCTGCAGGTAATCTATCATTCCAAGATCTGTCCCGAGCCGATCAAGCGGGAGGTGCTGCGTGAGCTGTATCGGCGAGGCATCCTGGCCAAAGGAGAAGAGCCGGCCCCGCCACGCATCTATCCGGCCCTGCTACACGTGGATCTGGAAGCCTTCCGAGATGCGCTGATGCGCGCGCCCTATGGTGAGCAGTTGGAAACGATTGCGCAGGTGCGGGGTTATCGCCGCCGGCTGCCTCGGCCAACGGCCGTCACGCCTCCCGAAGGTGATGGATCCGAACAGGTTGCCACCCCTGCATGAACCGGTTACCCACGCCTCTGCCAGTCGTCTTTACGGATCTGGACGGGACGCTGCTGGACCTGCATACGTACGATCCCGGTCCAGCCCGTGAAGCTGTAGCGCTGCTGCAGGAACGCCGCATTCCCATTGTGTTCTGCTCCTCTAAAACGCGGGCCGAACAGCTTGTCTACCGGCGCCTGCTGCGCATTCAAGATCCTTTCATTGTGGAAAACGGAGCCGCCATCTTTATCCCTAAGGGTTATTTCACAGTACCCCACGAAGCACGCCCCACCTCGCATGGCCTGGAAGTCATCGAACTGGGCCGTCCAGCAGCGGCCATTCGCCGCGCCCTTCGGGAAATCCGCAAAGAGACCGGGCTGTCATTCCAGGGCTACCACGAAATGACCCTTGAAGAAGTATCTCGACTGACTGGCCTGCCGCCAGAAGCAGCGCGCCGCGCCACGGCTCGCGAGTATAGTGAAACCATTGTCGTGGACTTCGGCCCGGCCGACTGGCAGCGATTCAATGCGGCCCTGGTTGCGCATGGCCTGGTATGCTTTGCAGGTGGCCGTTTTCACACCGTTGTGGGCCTCGGCACCGATAAAGGTCGCGCCGTCCATCTGTTGGCCGAGCTGTACCGCCGGCAATACGGCTCCATTCTTACGATCGGGCTGGGCGACAGCCCCAACGACGTTCCCATGCTTCGCGCTGTCGAACGCCCCTTTCTGGTACAGCGACCCGACGGAAGCTGGGAGTCGGTCGATGTGCCGGGCCTGGTACCTGTTCCAGCTCCTGGCCCTGAAGGCTGGCGCATGGCTATCGAACAACTCCTGACCCAGCTTGCCGTTTAAGCTGGCCTGCTGCGTGCCAGCACAATCGCCATCTTGCTCCTGAATTGCTGGAATGACTTGCCATTGATCAGGGGCATTGCTTCCCAGGCTGCATGCCAGGGCGGCAGTAGCAACCGCGCTGGAATGTACTTGACAGTCACCCCGGGCATCTCTACCTGACGCGCCGGAAAGTGCTTCAGAAAATGCCAGAACTGGACAAAGACGTTCGGCAAAAGCTGCTCCCGTCTCCATCCCCGCAACAGTAATCCCTTTAGCAAGGCCGGCGTGCAGACGTCCTCCGGCACCACGCTGGTTTGCAACGCGCGGCAGCTCATCACCTGCCGGGGAATACGTTTTGCCTCAGCCCCCGGGTAACGCTGCTGGCGAAGGGTCAGATCAATTACCTGAAAAGGTGGCGCCACTACCCACGCATGTGGAACCTCCAGCGGCTGCAAATCAAACAGGTAAAAGACGCGTGGACGCACATTAGCCGGTACAAAGGATAGCACACATCCGCCGGCCACCACATAGTTCCAGATGCCCAGATCTTCCAGCAATCGGCTCAGCAACGCACTGGCCTGCACACAGAGCCCCGGACGTCCATCAGCGGCCAGTTCCGCTCCGAGCCACCGAACCAGACGCGGCACAACCTGCCGAACATGCTGCAAATAATCTTTCGAATAGCTCCGCGCTTCCACATGCCGTGCGTAAAGCTGCAATGCCGTCGGATAACGCGCCAGCAGCTCCTGGAAGGCAGCCGTGCGATAGCAGCCCGGCACGTCAAACGAGAACCCGTCGTCTTTGGGGACAGCATGTATGTCGGACAGGCGCGAAGGCATGACAGGCAGCATTTGTCCGAACAGATTATTTCTGGAATCGGCCTGTAAAGGAGCAGCTTAAATATCCTCACGAGCTCCACCGATCGGCTCGTAGCAGCGCCGGATCAATTGGAGGCGTGTCTTCTCCAACAAGCGCTGCCACCAGCTCACCGGTCACAGCCGCCAGTGAAATGCCCAGCATGGCATGGCCGGTGGCCAGCCAGAGGTTGTCGGTACCGGGCACCCGATCAACTACCGGCAGGCCATCCGGGGTGCAGGGACGCAGCCCCGCCCAGATCTCAGCCTGCTCTATTGGAGGCAAGGGTAGCGCTGGCAGGTACCGTTGAGCAGCTCGGTAAATGGCCTGCACGCGTCGCTGTCGAATAGACAGCTCCAGCCCGGACAGCTCCAGCGTTCCAGCCAGGCGAAATGCCTCCCGGAATGGGGTTACTGCCACTTTGGTCTCAGTCAGGAGCAGCGGACGCCGGGGCACCAGCTCTGGTGGCGGCGTGAAGGTTAAACTATACCCCTTGGCCGGCTGCAACGGCAACCGGTATCCGACTGCCCGTACCAGACGGGCCGACCAGGCGCCGGCAGCCACCACCACCTGATCGGCGGCCAGCGTGCCATTAGACGTCTGCACCTCGGTTACCTGGCGTCCTCGACGCACCAGTCCGGTAACCTCTGTCTCTGGCAAAAACTGCACGCCCTGCCGTTCCAGATAGCGGTGCAGCGCTGCCGTAAATCGATCGGGCCGCAGATGGGCATCTCCCGGAAAGAACAGACCGCCTATCGCGCGCACCTCCATGCCCGCCAGCTCATTCAACCGATCCACCGGAACCCACTCATGGGTCATGCCCAACCGCGCTGCCTCTCGGGCCAGTTGTTCACACTCGCCTCGCCCTTCTTCACTCTGGTAAGGCATCAGCAGGCCGTCCTGACGCAACTCAAAATCCTCCGTTACGTCCTGGATCTGGGCTGTCAGATCGCGACTGCGCTCCAGCAGCGCCTGCAATACCGGAGCACTGCGCGTTACATGCGTTGCCGTGGCCGACCGGCGAAAGCGCCAGAGCCACCGGAAAAGCTCCAGATCCCATCGAGGCCGAATATAGAAAGGGCTTTCTGGATCCAGCAGCCAGCGCAATCCTTTTCCAATCACGCCAGGTGCTGCAAGCGGTACCATGTGACTCGGACTCAAAAATCCGGCGTTCCCGTAGGAACAGCCATTGCCAATAGGGCCCTGGTCCAGTACCGTAATGGAAAAAACTCCCCGTCGATGCAGAAAAAAGGCGGACGCCAACCCGATAGCGCCGCCTCCTACAATAACAACCGATGCCATATCCTGCCAATCGGATGGTTACCTCTAGCTTCTTTTTATCATTTTAATTTAATTTAGAGCACCTGAAAGCCATGACAGTATGGATCAGCTTCATCAATGAAAATCGTGTTGAATCCGATCACCCGGGCCCATCCTTCAATGCTGGGAATGATGGCAGGGTATTCTCCCACGCGCGCCGTCGCTTCAACACGCCCGATGAACAGGCTGCCGATAATGCTCTCGTGCACAAAGCTGTCCCCTACGTTCAGCTTCCCTTTCGCGTAGAGCTGGGCCATCCGAGCTGACGTGCCCGTCCCACAGGGCGACCGGTCGATGGCTCTCCTGCCGTAAAAGACCGCGTTGCGGGCATTGGCTTCCGGATGACGCGGCGGACCGGTCCACATGACATGACTGAGCCCCGAAATGCGTGGATCTTCAGGGTGCACAAAACGGTGCGCGGCATTCAACCGCTCCCGAATCACCGGACTCCAGCGCAGTATGTCCAGCGCCGAGATGGCCTCCAGGCCCGGATAGTTCTCCTGGGGATCAATAATCGCGTAGAAGTTCCCGCCATAAGCCACGTCTACCCGTAACACGCCCAGCTCCGGACACTCCACGCAAAGGCCCTCTGCATAGAGAAACGAAGGCACGTTGACAATGCGCACCGCCTCCACATAGTCACCGACCTTCCGATAGTAGGCCTCTACGCGGCCAGCAGGTACTTCAAGCGCCACGACCCCTTCCCTTCGGGGACGCACCAGACCATGTTCCAGCAGCACCGTGACCGTTCCGATCGTTCCATGCCCGCACATGGGCAGGCAACCGCTTGTCTCAATAAAGACCAGCCCTATATCGCAGTCAGGCCGTTGCGTCGGGTAAAGCAGACTGCCCGACATCATGTCGTGGCCGCGCGGCTCAAACATTAACCCGGTGCGAATCCAGTCGTAACGTGCCATAAAATCCAGCCGCTTTTCGGCCATCGTATCGCCCTGCAACGGGGGCGCTCCCCCTACCACAACCCGCACCGGATTGCCACAGGTGTGCGCATCAATGCACCAGAACGTGTAGCGCGCCATCTTTCCGCTGCCTTGCTCAGCCTACTGGCGGACGTGCTGCCACATGCCCCGCCAGGCAGTCGCTCAGGGCGCAACCGTTCGCTGAATCACCCGATGCGTAAAACGCTCCATCGCCCGAATTAATTCCTCAGAAGCTGCTTCGGCCGCCTCAACCGCCTCTTCTGCAATGCACTCCATCAATTGCGTATGCAGTTGAATGGCCTCTTCCAGGTCGCCTTCATGATGATAGGCATACCAGAAACGGCGGCTCAGCGTATGCAGCGGCGCTACTGCCCGAACCGCAAACCGGTTGTGGCAGGCCGCCTCAACCAGATGATCAAATCGACGGTCTAACTGCATGAACGCGTCCAGGTCCGGCTCCTGCAACTGACGCATGGCCTGCGCCAGACGGGCAAACTGCGCGCGCTCCTGCGGACGAGCCAGCCGGGCAGCCCGCCGTACCATCAGCCGGTCTAGCTCCCGTCGCACTTCCAGTACGGCCAACTGCTCCGTCAGGTTAATCTCTGAAATGTAAATCCCTTTGCGCGGCAATACAGTTACCAGGTGCTCCTGAGCCAGGCGAAGCACAGCCTCCCGCAACGGCGTGCGACCAATGCCAATGTCCTCCACCAACTCCTGCTCCGTAACCACAGTGCCCGGTACAAGCCGAAGCGTCACGATGCGATGCTCCAGGGCCTCGTAGGCCTGATCGGCTAAACTTATGCGACGTACTCTCATGACTCCGTAAACTTCAGGTGCGACATAGTAAATTCTGATCGACGTGTGCAATTTCTGCACACACTTTTCTGCACTTCGCGACTATAGCCCATCTCCCGCTCCCCCACGAAACATGAGTTTCCTCCCTCAAAAAACCGTTTCCAGGGCCCACCTGCCTGCGCCAGTGCAGGGAACGGATGCATTGGCATGAGCGCATGAAAACGCTAACCGACAGGCTATATCCCGCAGCCAGCGCCGCCTGGTGCGTGCACATGCAGATAAGCGTCACGATGAACACCAGAATTTCCCTCTAATTGGTGGCACACCCGTATTTACCGCTCCATCGCTGCCTGCGC comes from the Rhodothermus profundi genome and includes:
- a CDS encoding serine/threonine-protein kinase — translated: MGRPERIGDLQPFAELASGPTATVYKAYQASLDRFVLLKILRPELADDATFVQRFEEEARLAARVQHPNVVAVYAFGREGPHVYFATEFVEGVSLRELLTRGPLPPALALYIAAEVARGLKAAHEKGVLHRDLKPANILISFEGQVKLTDFGMASLLTQGGQGEIRGTPGYLAPEQVLGEAPGPAADLFALGATLFEMLTGVPAFPGEAPGEIFDALLHHDPIPRLRSLAAVPEEVVALCARLLAKRPETRYADAAALLKDLEALRHQPDLHATAEDLAAYVENPEAFFERAASPAPPSTPPATPRPTRRRQWLPGAAAATIVLLGLVLLVWQLQPPDPNNAAPSASAFSPRPPAPAESLTAPSFTEPRPTEQHPQPDTLPQRIAEQPAAPPPPAPPEVEQSTTAATDTARATLGPPPPSNLSPEPARLRLEVTPWAYVMLEHAEGLDSLGATPLDYPLELSPGSYTLHFYNPEFPPYRLNLALQPGQDTLVAVSLWMQVARLWLEVHPWAHVYIDDRYYDAIPPQEQPFILPPGLHRLRLVHPELGAYDTLLQLQAGTEQTLRIDLLQRRR
- a CDS encoding kelch repeat-containing protein, giving the protein MRVLMLCSLVLIVLPVRGQVWREVPPMPTPRYAAAAAVLNGYLYVIGGIGADGALLTTVEAYDPVRRTWIRDLPHLDDPRAYAAAVVLNGRIYLIGGLEGDTLAHAEATDDVLVFHPKTGWEEVASLEEARYGLVAVAFKDRIYAIGGLSREAQMVDRVGRQPVPLNTIEVYDSQQDEWQLRARLPHAVAFAAAALLGEDIYVFGGLSKNIPVALIQRFRPTTSEVTPLGATLPQVWWAGAALPYQNKIILLGGLGDRETPLPNVYAVQFMERAAEFRERPPLLQARLSFAAVVHNDTVFVFGGLNQRDGYPLRTAEAAAAAVLTPREALTLPADFELALPYPQPFREQVTLTFRVSTRLPGALVQLEVYDLLGRLVTRLLNQPLPPGQHTLFWTGLDAAGHPVPAGVYLVRLRQGPYQHERLLIRTR
- a CDS encoding RtcB family protein, with translation MAALRFVKVHDYLWEIPKAGGMRVPARIYASERILRELKEDQAPQQAVNVAHLPGIVKYSLAMPDIHWGYGFPIGGVAAFDLEEGVISPGGVGYDINCGVRLLASRLTYEEVAPHLERLVDILFRRVPTGVGAAGALKVSRQELRRVAVEGAHWAVRQGFGSETDLAFIEESGRMEGADPDAVSERAYERGRDQLGTLGSGNHFLEVGYVAQIFDDEAARVLGLFPGQVTVIIHTGSRGFGYQICDDYLAIMDRALAKYHIRLPDRQLACAPLRSPEGQQYLAAMRCGINFAFANRQIIAHNTRKAFAEALGMREEEVGLRTVYEVAHNIAKIEEHTIDGEQRRVCVHRKGATRAFPPGHPQIPAAYRSIGQPVLIPGDMGRYSYVLIGTEQAMQETFGSTCHGAGRQLSRRKAKKVASGRRVADELRAQGIIVRGASLRTINEEIPEAYKDVAEVVEVCHQAGISRKVAQLRPIGCIKG
- a CDS encoding amylo-alpha-1,6-glucosidase, which codes for MNATAALREQARQILESNWTGRFTRPAPRLYPHQWSWDAAFIALGWAHVDQKRAQQELRHLFRAQWRNGLVPHIVFDRRARGYFPGPQVWETHRCPHAPARKATSGVVQPPLHATAAWAIYQQATDRSAARAFLEELFPKLVAWHDYLFRERDPQGEGLVYIRHPWESGMDNAPLWDGIEQRMHLNPSDRPRYRRVDTMLVAEADRPTGAEYDRYVYLVRLFAEAGYDEARIREACPFLVQDVLFNTLLCQAEQDLAEIASVLGEDPEPFRQRARRVAEAVNRCLWDEQRALYFDYDLGVSQRIWVRMAACFTPLFASIPDGLQAARLVSHLEASGFFNWDGSRYSVPSYDPNGLGFSPVQYWRGPVWININWLLIEGLARYGYTEHAAHLCRTVRLLVERHGFYEYYHPYTGEGHGSEQFSWTAALVLDLLARRPTWMQWGVRSTRRRAVA